Proteins found in one Alphaproteobacteria bacterium genomic segment:
- a CDS encoding urocanate hydratase produces MAVGTLKRKNVSIKATTGTQLRCKNWRAESILRMLENNLENGENPDELVIYAGRAKAARDWESYDQIVATLKSLDEDQTLIMQSGKPIGVFRTQKTAPMVVMGNGNVVGMDFGDPIRQELEDKGLTIMPGMTAAAWQYIGSQGILQGTYETFMAAARENFGGTLEGRMVLTAGCGGMGGAQPLAGKLAGAATLVLDVDEKRIQRRIDSGYCDVMTHDLDEALKLIDEAKKARKGKSVGLVANVGDIYPILLERNITPDIVTDQTTVWAGRGYVPQGMTSDEAVEMFRTNREEVIKRGHATIKIHAQCMMEFEKRGSIVFEYGNGLRLEAEKAGYPEARQMRGFIERYVRTLFEEGKGPSRWLAISGDPHDIEVIDDIIEANWSDNSSIVQWIRQAREHVHFTGLPARIGWLGYGDRAKLAKLVNQAVKEGKTKGPIAFTRDHLDSGSTAIPFRENEKMKDGSDRIGDWPIINALLNTCSGADVIAVHSGMSAGQTTVADGSDSASERLEAVMNADTGIGVLRHAEAGYETSMDLANSTGLAATIPDRKY; encoded by the coding sequence ATGGCGGTCGGCACGCTGAAACGTAAGAACGTCAGTATCAAAGCCACCACCGGCACTCAGTTGCGCTGCAAGAACTGGCGGGCGGAGTCCATTCTCCGCATGCTGGAGAACAATCTGGAGAATGGCGAGAATCCGGACGAGCTGGTGATCTATGCCGGCCGGGCCAAGGCGGCGCGGGACTGGGAAAGCTATGATCAGATCGTCGCTACCCTGAAGTCGCTGGACGAAGACCAGACCCTCATCATGCAGTCGGGCAAGCCGATCGGTGTCTTCCGCACCCAGAAGACTGCGCCCATGGTGGTCATGGGCAATGGCAACGTCGTTGGTATGGACTTCGGCGATCCGATCCGTCAGGAGCTGGAGGATAAGGGCCTGACCATCATGCCCGGCATGACGGCGGCCGCATGGCAGTACATCGGCAGCCAGGGCATTCTGCAGGGCACCTACGAGACCTTCATGGCGGCGGCGCGGGAGAACTTCGGCGGGACGCTGGAAGGCCGCATGGTGCTGACCGCCGGCTGCGGCGGCATGGGCGGCGCCCAGCCGCTGGCCGGCAAGCTGGCCGGTGCGGCAACTCTGGTGCTGGACGTGGACGAGAAGCGCATTCAGCGGCGCATCGACTCCGGCTATTGCGACGTCATGACTCATGATCTGGACGAAGCGCTCAAACTGATCGACGAAGCCAAGAAGGCGCGCAAGGGCAAGTCGGTGGGCCTGGTGGCCAATGTGGGTGACATCTACCCGATCCTGCTGGAGCGCAACATCACACCGGACATCGTCACCGACCAGACCACAGTGTGGGCCGGTCGCGGTTATGTCCCCCAGGGCATGACCTCGGACGAGGCCGTGGAAATGTTCCGCACCAACCGCGAGGAAGTCATCAAACGCGGCCATGCGACCATCAAGATCCATGCCCAGTGCATGATGGAGTTCGAGAAGCGGGGATCAATCGTCTTCGAATATGGCAACGGCCTGCGCCTGGAGGCGGAAAAGGCGGGTTATCCCGAAGCCCGCCAGATGCGCGGCTTCATCGAGCGCTATGTGCGGACCTTGTTCGAGGAGGGCAAAGGTCCGTCGCGCTGGCTGGCCATCTCCGGCGACCCGCACGACATCGAGGTAATTGACGACATCATCGAGGCCAACTGGTCGGACAACAGTTCCATCGTCCAGTGGATCCGCCAGGCCCGCGAGCATGTGCACTTCACCGGTCTGCCAGCGCGTATCGGCTGGCTTGGCTATGGTGACCGGGCCAAGCTGGCCAAGCTGGTGAATCAGGCGGTGAAAGAGGGCAAGACCAAGGGTCCCATCGCCTTCACCCGCGACCACCTGGACTCCGGCTCCACCGCCATCCCCTTCCGCGAGAACGAGAAGATGAAGGACGGCTCCGACCGCATCGGTGACTGGCCGATCATCAACGCCCTGCTGAACACCTGCTCCGGCGCCGACGTGATTGCCGTCCACTCCGGCATGAGCGCCGGCCAAACCACCGTGGCCGATGGCAGCGACTCGGCCAGCGAAAGGCTGGAAGCGGTGATGAACGCGGACACCGGCATCGGCGTCCTGCGCCATGCGGAAGCCGGCTATGAGACGTCGATGGATCTGGCCAATTCGACCGGCCTGGCAGCGACCATCCCGGACCGCAAATACTAG
- a CDS encoding TetR family transcriptional regulator C-terminal domain-containing protein, translating to MRLIEAGAQLIWAQGFHATGLAEILAAAEVPKGSFYHFFADKAAFGLAVIDWFAAERLTDLQDALARDDLKPLDRLRAYYQDSHRTQMALGPENGSPLGNLALELGRPGNPFAAAITIALQREQTLVMHCLAEAKDSGQLPAGVEPEGTARYLQAAWEGAVLQMKVTGGAEPLDAFLALSFGRLLQS from the coding sequence ATGCGACTGATCGAAGCCGGCGCCCAGTTGATCTGGGCCCAGGGCTTCCACGCTACCGGACTGGCTGAAATCCTCGCGGCAGCCGAAGTTCCCAAGGGCAGTTTCTACCATTTCTTCGCGGACAAGGCCGCCTTTGGCCTGGCGGTTATTGACTGGTTTGCCGCAGAGCGCCTGACTGATCTGCAGGACGCCCTGGCCCGTGACGATCTGAAACCGCTTGACCGCCTGCGGGCCTATTACCAGGACAGCCACCGCACTCAGATGGCGCTCGGCCCGGAGAATGGCAGCCCCCTTGGGAATCTGGCCCTGGAGCTGGGGCGGCCCGGCAATCCCTTCGCCGCCGCCATCACCATCGCCTTGCAGCGCGAGCAGACTCTTGTCATGCACTGCCTGGCAGAGGCAAAGGACAGCGGCCAGTTGCCGGCCGGGGTCGAACCGGAAGGAACCGCCCGCTATCTTCAGGCGGCCTGGGAGGGCGCGGTGCTGCAGATGAAAGTGACCGGCGGCGCAGAACCCCTGGATGCTTTTCTGGCACTAAGCTTCGGCCGCCTGTTACAGTCTTGA
- a CDS encoding putative quinol monooxygenase, with translation MSRIALVVTVDVADGQRDALLDILRHHAARSLSLETGCLQFDILLPEDKPGRIMIFELYRNPAALEAHRASEHLKRWRTESASIPHTIDVVVCQA, from the coding sequence ATGAGCCGCATCGCCCTTGTTGTCACCGTGGATGTCGCAGACGGTCAGCGTGACGCGCTGCTGGACATCCTGCGCCATCATGCGGCACGCAGCCTGTCGCTGGAGACCGGCTGCCTGCAGTTCGACATTCTGCTGCCGGAGGACAAGCCCGGCCGTATCATGATCTTCGAGTTGTACCGCAACCCCGCCGCCCTGGAGGCACACCGCGCCTCCGAACACCTGAAGCGCTGGCGGACGGAATCAGCCAGCATTCCGCACACCATCGACGTGGTGGTCTGCCAGGCGTGA
- a CDS encoding class I SAM-dependent methyltransferase, translated as MDLGCGAGRDSLALLAAGWRVIAIDRQREAMAELERRVPPALRHRLEPRTGDIRTEPWGSADLVVASFVLHTLAPPDFRALWATIPASLRPRGRFAGHFIGKHDTWAGRDDMSTFSRDDLHHLLNGLEVEFWAERENDGETATGRAKHWHVHHIVARRTA; from the coding sequence ATGGACCTCGGCTGTGGGGCCGGGCGCGACAGCCTGGCCCTGCTGGCCGCCGGCTGGCGTGTCATCGCCATTGACCGCCAGCGCGAGGCCATGGCTGAGCTGGAGCGCCGCGTACCGCCGGCGCTTCGCCACCGCCTGGAGCCGCGAACGGGCGACATTCGGACCGAACCATGGGGCAGCGCTGATCTGGTGGTGGCCAGCTTTGTCCTGCACACCCTGGCGCCGCCCGACTTTCGGGCTCTGTGGGCGACCATTCCGGCAAGCCTGCGTCCGCGCGGCCGTTTTGCCGGACATTTCATCGGTAAGCACGACACCTGGGCGGGACGTGATGACATGTCCACCTTCAGCCGGGACGATCTGCACCACCTGCTGAACGGGCTCGAGGTCGAGTTTTGGGCCGAACGGGAGAATGACGGCGAGACGGCAACCGGCCGCGCCAAGCACTGGCATGTCCACCACATCGTTGCCCGGCGCACCGCCTGA
- a CDS encoding DUF924 family protein, with protein MAGRTGGATQRIGFIRVMMGAWVTDRLSHDLDDLPHTAADILTFWFGRPDSSLWGVSRRLWFAGGDAIDSTIRQRFSATFAEAEAGALAHWRDHPATCLANIILYDQFSRNMFRGEGRAFARDADARALARHAVLRGWDRHVLPVQRWFFYLPFEHSEDLADQDRSVGLYRELGEDSESLSAIAGAIAHQETVFRFGRYPLRNDALGRESTAEERAYQIATRIRWGESPGDEPDQGPIVLPPVPRPAASVFGDAVADALQDGDVPAAARDVLTFWFLRPGETGYGARRVVWFEHGRQQDDAIRAAFSDLHGAAVAGRLDEWAAKPALCLALIVLLDQVSRHLYRGTSAAHAADAKARQVARHAIMHGFDRHVLPVHRWFFYLPFEHSEDLADQEISIRLFAGLGEEPEHRFAQASARHHHEAIALFGRFPWRNKALDRQTTQGEAAWMATEAVRWG; from the coding sequence GTGGCGGGCCGAACAGGCGGCGCGACGCAACGCATCGGGTTCATCCGCGTCATGATGGGTGCGTGGGTGACAGACCGGCTGTCCCATGACCTGGATGACCTGCCCCATACGGCCGCCGACATCCTGACCTTCTGGTTCGGTCGGCCGGACTCCTCCCTGTGGGGCGTCTCCCGCCGTCTGTGGTTTGCCGGCGGTGATGCCATAGACTCCACTATCCGGCAGCGTTTTTCTGCAACCTTTGCTGAGGCCGAGGCCGGTGCGCTGGCCCATTGGCGGGACCATCCGGCCACTTGTCTCGCCAACATCATTCTTTACGATCAGTTCTCACGGAACATGTTCCGCGGCGAGGGGCGCGCCTTCGCCCGTGACGCCGACGCCCGGGCGCTGGCCCGCCATGCGGTGCTGCGCGGTTGGGATCGTCATGTGCTGCCGGTCCAGCGCTGGTTTTTCTATCTGCCGTTCGAGCACAGCGAGGACCTGGCCGATCAGGATCGTTCGGTCGGTCTGTACCGCGAGCTGGGGGAGGATTCCGAAAGCCTCTCCGCCATTGCCGGCGCCATCGCCCACCAGGAGACCGTCTTCCGCTTCGGTCGCTATCCGTTGCGCAATGACGCACTGGGCCGCGAATCAACAGCGGAAGAGCGGGCCTATCAGATCGCCACACGGATTCGCTGGGGCGAATCGCCCGGTGACGAGCCCGATCAGGGGCCCATCGTTCTGCCGCCGGTGCCGCGCCCCGCCGCCTCGGTCTTTGGCGATGCGGTGGCGGACGCGTTGCAGGACGGGGACGTACCGGCGGCGGCACGGGACGTGCTGACGTTCTGGTTTCTCAGGCCCGGTGAAACCGGCTATGGCGCCCGGCGCGTTGTGTGGTTCGAGCACGGGCGCCAGCAGGATGATGCCATCCGTGCGGCATTCAGCGATCTGCACGGCGCGGCGGTGGCTGGCCGGTTGGACGAGTGGGCGGCAAAGCCCGCCTTATGCCTGGCCTTGATTGTTCTGCTGGATCAGGTCTCCCGTCACCTCTACCGCGGCACGTCGGCGGCTCATGCGGCCGACGCAAAGGCGCGCCAGGTGGCGCGACATGCGATCATGCATGGCTTCGACCGCCATGTGCTGCCGGTTCATCGCTGGTTCTTCTATCTGCCCTTTGAGCACAGCGAAGACCTGGCCGATCAGGAGATATCGATTCGTCTGTTTGCTGGTCTCGGCGAGGAACCGGAGCATCGATTCGCTCAGGCCAGCGCCCGCCACCATCATGAGGCCATCGCTTTGTTCGGTCGATTTCCCTGGCGCAACAAGGCGCTGGACCGCCAGACAACACAAGGCGAGGCGGCCTGGATGGCGACCGAGGCCGTGCGCTGGGGCTGA
- a CDS encoding DUF924 family protein encodes MSAETAAPLDPAAVARDVLDYWFAPAGHGEHGRRRDHWFAGGPAVDEEIRRRFGPAYEAAAAGQLDELTGSPRGTLALVILFDQFSRNMFRDDGRAFQTDARARQLAGAAIASGGDTALSYYERLFLYMPFMHGEDIAIQKRALELFGSLVDGSPDGDGDMTMRQAQRHHDEIARFGRFPYRNAALGRQTTAEEAQYLKELEEQRARWRAEQAARRNASGSSAS; translated from the coding sequence ATGAGCGCTGAGACCGCTGCGCCGCTCGATCCTGCGGCGGTGGCGCGGGACGTTCTGGACTATTGGTTCGCGCCGGCCGGCCATGGCGAACATGGCCGCCGCCGCGACCACTGGTTCGCCGGCGGTCCGGCGGTGGACGAGGAAATCCGCCGCCGCTTCGGACCGGCCTATGAAGCCGCCGCCGCCGGGCAACTGGATGAGCTGACCGGGTCGCCGCGCGGGACGCTCGCCCTGGTCATTCTGTTCGATCAGTTCTCGCGCAACATGTTCCGCGATGACGGCCGTGCCTTCCAAACGGATGCACGGGCGCGCCAACTGGCCGGCGCGGCAATCGCCAGCGGCGGCGATACGGCGTTGTCCTATTATGAGCGGCTCTTCCTCTACATGCCTTTCATGCATGGCGAAGACATCGCCATTCAGAAGCGTGCCCTGGAGCTGTTCGGATCGCTGGTGGACGGCTCGCCTGACGGTGACGGTGACATGACCATGCGCCAGGCTCAGCGCCACCATGACGAGATCGCGCGCTTCGGCCGCTTTCCTTACCGCAATGCCGCGCTCGGCCGCCAGACAACCGCTGAAGAGGCACAGTATCTGAAGGAGCTGGAGGAGCAGCGCGCCCGGTGGCGGGCCGAACAGGCGGCGCGACGCAACGCATCGGGTTCATCCGCGTCATGA